CGGTGGAATCGCTGCTGTCTCGGCGTTACTGCTGAACCGGCGAGTTCGCTTAAAAATTACAACGTTCATTAGAAAAAAAATAAAAGATGATGATGGCGACGTTATCCAATCTCTGAAAGAAATCAAGAAAGATAAGATGTTGGTTCTGTCGGCTTTATCAATATTGGCCTGGGTATTGTATTTCTGTGAAATATTTTTATTCAGCGAATCTCTTTCTATTGAAGTGGATGTAATTTTTCTGGTGTCTGCGATTAGTGCGTCCACGATAATCTCGATACTGCCCATCTCGATTCTTGGAATGGGAACACGCGACGCGACTTTGATTTTTCTTTTTTCAATGAAAGGTATCGCAACGGAAAAAACTCTGGCATTGTCATTTTTAATTTTATTGATGTTCGGCTTTAATATTTGTGCTTGTTATCTTTATTCGTTAGTTTATGATTTAAAAAATTACAAAAACTATAATGTGATATCAAAAGGAGAGTGTTAAATATGGCATATTATTTAGTTACCGGCGGCGCAGGCTTTATTGGTTCAAACATCGTTGAAGAATTACTGCGAAGAAAGCACAAAGTACGGATTTTAGACAATTTTTCAACTGGTAAAAGAGAAACTGTAGAGTTCTTGATTAACAAAGCTTCAAAACTTCAAAATTCTAATGGTAAAAAAACCAACGGAAATGGTAACTCAAACCTGGAAGTATTTGAGGGAGATCTTCGTTCGTATCATATCGTAAGAGAAGCTGTAGATGGTGTTGATTATATTCTGCATCAAGGGGCGCTTCCCTCGGTTCCACGGTCGGTTGGCGATCCAATCACAACGAATGAAGTCAATGTGGTTGGAACTTTAAATATCTTAAATGCCGCGAAGGAGGCCAAAATCCGCAGGATTGTTTATGCTTCGTCCTCCTCTTGTTATGGTGATTTGGCGCAACTGCCAAAAACCGAGGATATGCTTCCGAATCCTCTTTCTCCGTACGCGG
This region of candidate division KSB1 bacterium genomic DNA includes:
- a CDS encoding flippase-like domain-containing protein gives rise to the protein MSKHLKKLKNLIGPVILIYFLIKIDFGALKEVLTGVDPIFFAALMIFFPMMMIKTYRWLVLLKNFGVNIDFSNLFNLNLKGVLYGSITPGRLGEISKGYMLGKMKYSLSSSIVSAVLDRIVDIFFLLGFGLFGFFYFYKEFQIDVVLLVIVVGGIAAVSALLLNRRVRLKITTFIRKKIKDDDGDVIQSLKEIKKDKMLVLSALSILAWVLYFCEIFLFSESLSIEVDVIFLVSAISASTIISILPISILGMGTRDATLIFLFSMKGIATEKTLALSFLILLMFGFNICACYLYSLVYDLKNYKNYNVISKGEC
- a CDS encoding NAD-dependent epimerase/dehydratase family protein, with product MAYYLVTGGAGFIGSNIVEELLRRKHKVRILDNFSTGKRETVEFLINKASKLQNSNGKKTNGNGNSNLEVFEGDLRSYHIVREAVDGVDYILHQGALPSVPRSVGDPITTNEVNVVGTLNILNAAKEAKIRRIVYASSSSCYGDLAQLPKTEDMLPNPLSPYA